The following proteins come from a genomic window of Sphaerisporangium rubeum:
- a CDS encoding GTP-binding protein, with translation MRYAASDRTAATGAPPAMAIKILIAGGFGVGKTTMVGTISEIRPLHTEELLSDRGVGVDDLSGVETKTTTTVALDFGRITVREGLWLYLFGTPGQDRFWFMWDELSLGALGAVVLADTRRLQDCFPAVDYFEQRGLPFVVAVNCFDGARRHDPHKIRRALGLDGVAPIVLCDVRDKNSVKEVLTTLVTYAVGGNFSG, from the coding sequence ATGCGCTACGCAGCCTCTGACCGGACCGCTGCCACCGGCGCACCGCCGGCGATGGCCATCAAGATCCTCATCGCCGGCGGTTTCGGGGTCGGCAAGACGACCATGGTCGGCACGATCAGCGAGATTCGTCCCCTGCACACCGAAGAGTTGCTCAGCGATCGCGGGGTCGGCGTCGACGACCTCTCCGGAGTGGAGACCAAGACCACCACGACGGTGGCGCTGGACTTCGGCCGCATCACCGTGCGGGAAGGGCTGTGGCTCTACCTGTTCGGCACACCGGGACAGGACAGGTTCTGGTTCATGTGGGACGAGCTGTCGCTCGGCGCACTCGGCGCCGTGGTGCTCGCCGACACGCGCCGGTTGCAGGACTGCTTCCCCGCGGTGGACTACTTCGAGCAGCGCGGCCTGCCGTTCGTGGTCGCGGTCAACTGCTTCGACGGTGCGCGCCGCCACGACCCGCACAAGATCCGCCGTGCGCTCGGCCTGGACGGCGTGGCGCCGATCGTGCTGTGCGACGTCCGCGACAAGAACTCGGTCAAGGAGGTGCTGACGACCCTCGTCACCTACGCGGTCGGCGGCAACTTCTCCGGATGA
- the groL gene encoding chaperonin GroEL (60 kDa chaperone family; promotes refolding of misfolded polypeptides especially under stressful conditions; forms two stacked rings of heptamers to form a barrel-shaped 14mer; ends can be capped by GroES; misfolded proteins enter the barrel where they are refolded when GroES binds), with amino-acid sequence MASKMIAFNEDARRGLERGMNQLADAVKVTLGPKGRNVVLEKKWGAPTITNDGVSIAKEIELEDPWEKIGAELVKEVAKKTDDVAGDGTTTATVLAQALVREGLRNVAAGANPMALKKGIEAAVERVSEELSKIAKDVETKEQIASTASISAGDTQIGEMIAEAMDKVGKEGVITVEESNAFGLELELTEGMRFDKGYISGYFVTDSERMEAVLDDPYVLLVNGKVSANRDVVPLLDKVVQSGRPLLVIAEDVEGEALATLIVNRMKGVFRSVAVKAPGFGDRRKAMLADIATLTGGQVISEDVGLKLETASLDLLGRARQVIVTKDETTIVDGAGDPEQIAGRVNQIRAEIENTDSDYDREKLQERLAKLAGGVAVIKAGAATEVELKERKHRIEDAVRNAKAAVEEGIVPGGGVALIQAGAKAFDKLELFNDEATGAAIVRKALEEPLKQIAVNAGLEGGVVVERVRNLEQGVGLNAATGDYVNMLESGIIDPAKVTRSALQNAASIAALFLTTEAVIAEKPEKTPAAPAMPGGGDMDF; translated from the coding sequence ATGGCTTCGAAGATGATCGCGTTCAATGAGGACGCCAGGCGCGGTCTTGAGCGTGGCATGAATCAGCTCGCTGACGCCGTGAAGGTGACTTTGGGTCCCAAGGGCCGCAACGTCGTGCTGGAGAAGAAGTGGGGTGCTCCCACGATCACCAACGACGGTGTGTCGATCGCCAAGGAGATCGAGCTGGAGGATCCTTGGGAGAAGATCGGCGCGGAGCTGGTCAAGGAGGTCGCCAAGAAGACCGATGACGTGGCCGGTGACGGCACCACGACGGCGACGGTGCTGGCGCAGGCGCTGGTTCGTGAGGGTCTGCGCAATGTCGCGGCCGGTGCGAACCCGATGGCGTTGAAGAAGGGGATCGAGGCGGCGGTCGAGCGGGTCAGCGAGGAGCTGTCCAAGATCGCCAAGGATGTCGAGACCAAGGAGCAGATCGCGTCGACGGCGTCGATCTCGGCCGGTGACACGCAGATCGGCGAGATGATCGCCGAGGCGATGGACAAGGTCGGCAAGGAAGGCGTCATCACCGTCGAGGAGAGCAACGCCTTCGGCCTGGAGCTCGAGCTCACCGAGGGCATGCGCTTCGACAAGGGCTACATCTCCGGCTACTTCGTCACCGACTCCGAGCGCATGGAGGCCGTCCTCGACGACCCGTACGTGCTGCTCGTCAACGGCAAGGTCTCCGCCAACAGGGACGTCGTGCCGCTGCTCGACAAGGTCGTGCAGTCCGGCAGGCCGCTTCTGGTCATCGCGGAGGACGTCGAAGGGGAGGCGCTCGCGACCCTGATCGTCAACCGCATGAAGGGGGTCTTCCGCTCTGTCGCCGTGAAGGCCCCGGGTTTCGGTGACCGCCGCAAGGCCATGCTGGCGGACATCGCGACCCTGACCGGTGGTCAGGTGATCAGCGAGGATGTGGGTCTGAAGCTGGAGACCGCGTCGCTCGATCTGCTGGGCCGGGCTCGTCAGGTCATCGTGACCAAGGACGAGACGACCATCGTCGACGGCGCCGGCGACCCCGAGCAGATCGCCGGCCGGGTGAACCAGATCCGCGCCGAGATCGAGAACACCGATTCCGACTACGACCGTGAGAAGCTGCAGGAGCGGCTGGCCAAGCTGGCCGGCGGCGTCGCGGTGATCAAGGCCGGTGCGGCGACCGAGGTCGAGCTCAAAGAGCGCAAGCACCGCATCGAGGACGCCGTGCGCAACGCCAAGGCCGCCGTCGAGGAGGGCATCGTCCCCGGTGGCGGTGTCGCGCTGATCCAGGCCGGCGCCAAGGCGTTCGACAAGCTGGAGCTGTTCAACGACGAGGCCACCGGCGCCGCCATCGTGCGCAAGGCCCTGGAGGAACCGCTCAAGCAGATCGCCGTCAACGCCGGCCTCGAAGGCGGCGTGGTCGTCGAGCGCGTCCGCAACCTGGAGCAGGGTGTCGGCCTCAACGCCGCCACCGGCGACTACGTCAACATGCTGGAGTCCGGCATCATCGACCCCGCCAAGGTCACCCGCTCGGCCCTGCAGAACGCCGCCTCCATCGCGGCCCTGTTCCTCACCACCGAGGCCGTCATCGCCGAGAAGCCCGAGAAGACCCCCGCCGCCCCCGCCATGCCCGGCGGCGGCGACATGGACTTCTAG
- a CDS encoding DUF742 domain-containing protein: MTGEDPGPLVRLFGLTGGRARPPGEAFNLVAIVTTVAIPYEQPDLTPEYLAVLATCRRPIPVADLAAHLRLPLNIIRVILGDLRREGLVTIERPQPAAQAIDERIYREVLHALRSL; the protein is encoded by the coding sequence GTGACAGGTGAGGATCCCGGGCCGCTGGTCAGGCTTTTCGGCCTGACCGGCGGCCGTGCACGCCCCCCGGGTGAGGCCTTCAATCTGGTGGCCATCGTCACGACCGTCGCTATTCCTTACGAGCAACCGGACCTGACCCCGGAGTACCTCGCCGTCCTCGCGACATGCCGCCGGCCCATACCGGTGGCGGACCTCGCAGCGCATCTCCGCCTCCCGCTCAACATCATCCGGGTGATCCTCGGTGACCTGCGGCGTGAAGGCCTCGTGACCATCGAACGACCGCAGCCTGCCGCACAGGCGATCGACGAACGCATCTACAGGGAAGTACTGCATGCGCTACGCAGCCTCTGA
- a CDS encoding WxL protein peptidoglycan domain-containing protein, whose translation MAKSSSRYAVAVLHAAGAIALVAVVAIAGPAQATARIDTTWSVVPANANGPDGRGDIDIELAPGQAVTEHVAVTNRSVKPVAFAIDANDGYLTAKGYFDMRPAEATPVDGGAWVAVPETVTVAAGATTVVPVKVTIPQNATPGDHPAGVTASVDTISGQVRVHNRVGVRLNIRVSGDYVAKLDVTGISAAYTWSWNPFAAGSVDVTYTVANLGNLRLAPDARVRTSALGGDGDWTDTSEAKAREIMPGASREFTARVNGVWPLGPVSAKLMTIPSPAGRPLPGITADRVSSGVTVWAIPLPQLLFVVLLVLAFLVLRWNRARRRRHLEKLIALHSRGGGALGRQRV comes from the coding sequence GTGGCCAAGAGCAGTTCGCGGTACGCCGTGGCCGTGCTTCACGCCGCCGGCGCCATCGCCTTGGTCGCCGTGGTGGCAATCGCCGGCCCGGCACAGGCCACCGCCAGAATCGACACCACCTGGTCGGTCGTACCGGCCAACGCCAACGGCCCCGACGGTCGCGGCGACATCGACATCGAACTCGCGCCGGGGCAGGCGGTGACCGAGCACGTCGCGGTCACCAACCGTTCCGTCAAACCGGTCGCCTTCGCGATCGACGCCAACGACGGCTACCTGACGGCCAAGGGCTACTTCGACATGCGGCCCGCCGAGGCCACCCCCGTCGACGGCGGCGCGTGGGTCGCGGTCCCGGAGACGGTGACCGTCGCCGCGGGGGCCACGACCGTCGTGCCGGTCAAGGTCACGATCCCGCAGAACGCCACGCCGGGGGACCACCCCGCCGGGGTCACCGCTTCGGTCGACACGATCTCCGGCCAGGTACGGGTGCACAACCGGGTCGGTGTCCGGCTGAACATCCGCGTGTCCGGCGACTACGTGGCCAAGCTCGACGTGACCGGCATCAGCGCCGCGTACACCTGGTCGTGGAACCCCTTCGCCGCCGGGTCGGTGGACGTGACCTACACCGTCGCCAACCTCGGCAATCTCCGGCTCGCCCCCGACGCCAGGGTCCGGACGTCGGCGCTCGGCGGGGACGGCGACTGGACGGACACCTCGGAGGCCAAGGCCCGGGAGATCATGCCGGGTGCGAGCCGTGAGTTCACCGCGCGGGTCAACGGTGTCTGGCCGCTCGGGCCGGTCTCCGCGAAGCTCATGACCATCCCCTCACCCGCCGGCCGGCCGCTCCCCGGCATCACCGCCGACCGGGTGTCGTCCGGCGTCACGGTCTGGGCCATCCCGTTGCCGCAATTGCTGTTCGTCGTCCTGCTCGTCCTCGCCTTCCTCGTCCTGCGGTGGAACCGTGCGCGGCGCCGCAGGCACCTGGAGAAGCTGATCGCCCTGCACAGCAGAGGCGGCGGAGCTCTAGGACGTCAGCGGGTGTGA
- a CDS encoding roadblock/LC7 domain-containing protein, protein MPDHRPELSWLLDDLTQRVRGIRHVIVLSADGLAMGGSRGLTREDSEHLSAISAGSHSLALGAGRHFGLGGVRQTIIELEDGFLFVTAAGQGARLAVIATGDAELGMVTYEMALLVKRVGEHLSTLPRGAAPAPAWNGSRP, encoded by the coding sequence ATGCCCGATCACCGACCCGAGCTGAGCTGGCTGCTGGACGACCTGACTCAGCGAGTGCGCGGCATCCGGCACGTCATCGTGCTGTCCGCCGACGGTCTTGCCATGGGTGGCTCACGAGGACTGACCCGTGAGGACTCAGAACACCTGTCCGCCATCTCCGCGGGAAGCCACAGCCTCGCGCTCGGCGCGGGACGCCACTTCGGTCTCGGTGGCGTCCGGCAGACGATCATCGAGCTGGAGGACGGCTTCCTGTTCGTGACCGCCGCGGGGCAGGGTGCACGGCTCGCGGTGATCGCCACAGGGGACGCCGAGCTCGGCATGGTCACGTACGAGATGGCGCTGCTCGTCAAGCGGGTCGGCGAGCACCTGTCCACGTTGCCGAGGGGTGCCGCTCCGGCACCCGCCTGGAATGGCTCCAGGCCGTGA
- a CDS encoding response regulator transcription factor, which translates to MSEAAGEVIRVLLADDHPVYRDGLAMLLGSLPGLEVAGTAADGGEAVARTAELRPDVVVMDVRMPGLDGIEATRRIVADSPGVGVLVLTMSEEDATLFAAMRAGARGYLLKGANQAEIVRAIVAVAHGEAIFGPAIARRVADFFAAGATAAPPHGQVFPQLTPRELEILSLIAAGRSNTQIASALFLSPKTVRNNVSTIFAKLHVAGRAEAIVQAREAGLGGTTPARDTGSPTTGSRAGAQGT; encoded by the coding sequence GTGTCTGAGGCGGCCGGCGAGGTGATCCGGGTGCTGCTCGCCGACGACCACCCGGTCTACCGCGACGGCCTCGCGATGCTGCTCGGCTCACTGCCGGGCCTTGAGGTGGCGGGTACGGCGGCCGACGGCGGCGAGGCCGTCGCGCGCACCGCCGAGCTGCGGCCCGACGTGGTCGTGATGGACGTGCGCATGCCGGGCCTCGACGGCATCGAGGCCACCCGCCGGATCGTCGCCGACAGCCCCGGCGTCGGTGTGCTCGTGCTCACCATGTCCGAGGAGGACGCCACGCTGTTCGCCGCGATGCGCGCCGGCGCGCGCGGCTACCTGCTCAAAGGCGCCAACCAGGCCGAGATCGTCCGCGCGATCGTCGCCGTCGCGCACGGCGAGGCGATCTTCGGCCCGGCGATCGCGCGCCGCGTCGCCGACTTCTTCGCCGCAGGCGCGACCGCGGCCCCGCCGCACGGCCAGGTCTTCCCCCAGCTCACGCCGCGTGAGCTGGAGATCCTCTCCCTGATCGCGGCTGGCCGTTCCAACACCCAGATCGCCTCGGCACTGTTCCTCTCGCCGAAGACGGTGCGCAACAACGTCTCCACGATCTTCGCCAAGCTGCACGTGGCGGGCCGCGCGGAAGCCATCGTGCAGGCCCGCGAGGCCGGCCTCGGCGGCACCACCCCCGCGCGCGACACGGGGTCACCGACGACCGGGTCACGCGCGGGGGCACAGGGGACCTAG
- a CDS encoding histidine kinase, which translates to MRKNGLTWWLATAGAAITVATVALDLRAAGVPIPVAAGLEAGWPSAVYGLAQFVPGVLLLRALPRHPVAWVLTVFGLLWLLDGLAVSWATYGVYVSPGLPGTSAGYWFYSRFGASLMLGLPLLILLFPDGRLPARPFWRRLSVVSLALTGLMWMLLIVAPVAVMERFHAQPLPPEIARLSLDPFSVPLPYAVWEPALRVAYGAVVVSLVVPFAVAVHRYRAADTERRAQIKWLMWAAFVDLLILLPFRVAPQVTFVLLGVAVALTSAAVVVAVTKYRLYDIDRLLSATVAYGVLAAMVVLVDVAVFALAGSVLGERDSALAALALVAVVYAPLRTWLSRTVWRLVRGSRDDPYAAVSTLAARLELATDPDEQLVAVATTLAEAFKLSYVRVEIERPEGARSVVEHGTPRGPVVTLPVAYRGEAVGRLTLYGADLTERDQRLLGDLVRQAAAAARAVELSTSLARIRAELVRAREEERRRIRRDLHDGLGPSLGAVALRIEAARNISGGAPEQAGRILDQAVSEIGGVLSDVRRLVHDLRPPALDELGVRRAIEQQADRFRAAGLDVRVGGDDTLDALPAAVEVAAYRIVSEALANVVKHAGAARCDIALGVRDGRLEVTVRDDGAGIGPDVAAGVGMLSIRERAAELGGDCQVSCPPGGGTLVSARLPLEAAGV; encoded by the coding sequence GTGCGGAAAAACGGCCTGACGTGGTGGCTCGCGACCGCGGGTGCGGCGATCACGGTCGCGACCGTGGCGCTCGACCTGCGTGCGGCCGGCGTGCCGATCCCCGTCGCCGCGGGCCTCGAGGCCGGATGGCCGTCGGCGGTGTACGGGCTGGCGCAGTTCGTGCCAGGCGTCCTGCTGCTGCGCGCGCTGCCGCGTCACCCCGTGGCGTGGGTGCTGACCGTCTTCGGGCTGCTGTGGTTGCTGGACGGGCTCGCGGTGAGCTGGGCCACGTACGGGGTGTACGTGTCACCCGGCCTGCCGGGGACGTCGGCCGGCTACTGGTTCTACTCGCGGTTCGGCGCGTCGCTGATGCTCGGCCTGCCGCTGCTCATCCTGCTCTTCCCCGACGGCAGGCTCCCCGCGCGGCCGTTCTGGCGCCGGTTGTCGGTGGTCAGCCTGGCGCTCACCGGCCTGATGTGGATGCTGCTGATCGTGGCGCCGGTCGCGGTGATGGAGCGTTTCCACGCGCAGCCGCTGCCGCCGGAGATCGCGCGCCTGAGCCTCGACCCGTTCTCCGTCCCGCTGCCGTACGCGGTGTGGGAACCCGCGTTGCGTGTGGCGTACGGAGCCGTGGTGGTGAGCCTGGTGGTGCCGTTCGCCGTGGCGGTGCACCGCTACCGCGCGGCGGACACCGAACGGCGCGCGCAGATCAAGTGGCTGATGTGGGCCGCGTTCGTCGATCTGCTGATCCTGCTGCCGTTCCGGGTGGCGCCGCAGGTGACCTTCGTCCTCCTCGGGGTGGCCGTCGCGCTCACCTCGGCCGCCGTGGTGGTCGCCGTCACCAAGTACCGGCTGTACGACATCGACCGCCTGTTGTCGGCGACCGTCGCCTACGGCGTGCTCGCGGCCATGGTGGTGCTGGTGGACGTCGCGGTGTTCGCGCTCGCCGGCAGCGTTCTCGGGGAACGCGACTCCGCGCTCGCCGCGCTCGCGCTCGTCGCGGTGGTGTACGCGCCGCTGCGCACGTGGCTCAGCCGCACCGTGTGGCGGCTGGTGCGCGGCTCACGCGACGACCCGTACGCCGCCGTCTCCACGCTGGCGGCGCGGCTGGAACTCGCCACCGACCCCGACGAGCAGCTCGTCGCGGTCGCCACGACGCTCGCCGAGGCGTTCAAGCTGTCGTACGTCCGCGTGGAGATCGAACGGCCGGAAGGCGCGCGTTCTGTGGTGGAGCACGGCACGCCGCGGGGGCCGGTGGTGACGCTGCCGGTCGCCTACCGGGGTGAGGCCGTCGGCCGGCTGACCCTCTACGGAGCCGACCTGACCGAACGCGACCAGCGGCTGCTCGGCGATCTCGTGCGGCAGGCCGCCGCGGCGGCCAGGGCCGTCGAGCTGAGCACGAGCCTCGCACGCATCCGCGCCGAGCTGGTGCGCGCACGCGAGGAGGAACGCCGCAGGATCCGGCGTGACCTGCACGACGGGCTCGGCCCGAGCCTCGGCGCGGTGGCGCTGCGCATCGAGGCGGCGCGCAACATCTCAGGCGGCGCACCCGAGCAGGCGGGCCGCATCCTCGACCAGGCGGTGTCGGAGATCGGCGGTGTGCTGTCCGACGTGCGCAGGCTCGTGCACGACCTGCGTCCGCCGGCGCTCGACGAGCTCGGCGTGCGGCGCGCCATCGAGCAGCAGGCGGACCGCTTCCGCGCGGCCGGCCTCGACGTGCGCGTCGGCGGTGACGATACCCTTGACGCGCTGCCCGCGGCGGTCGAGGTGGCGGCGTACCGCATCGTGTCGGAGGCGCTCGCCAACGTCGTCAAGCACGCAGGCGCGGCCCGGTGCGACATCGCGCTCGGCGTGCGGGACGGAAGACTGGAGGTGACGGTGCGCGACGACGGCGCCGGCATCGGTCCCGACGTGGCCGCGGGGGTCGGCATGCTGTCCATACGCGAACGCGCCGCCGAGCTCGGCGGCGACTGCCAGGTGAGCTGTCCGCCAGGCGGCGGCACCCTCGTCTCGGCGCGGCTGCCGCTGGAGGCGGCCGGTGTCTGA
- a CDS encoding arabinofuranosidase catalytic domain-containing protein, with product MKPRSRPRLAAGVTAALTTVLVAVLAVTGALTAPAGAAAGCRVDYTVSSQWPGGFGANVSVTNLGDAITGWRLTWSFTGGQTITQIWNATHTQSGAQVTATNVSYNGSLATGASTSFGFNGSTSGANPTPTNFALNGTNCTGVPTGSPSTSPSPSVSPSPSPSQTPSPSPSQTPQAADRPCDIYAAGGTPCVAAHSLVRALYRSYNGNLYQVRRSSDNTTRNIGVLSAGGAANAASQDSFCSGTSCVVTVIYDQSGRGNNLGYQGSGGVGGAASPANATTESLTVLGSKAYSLYINQGNSYWRDGHTTGVPTGSAPEGMYMVTSGTHYNSGCCFDYGNSETTRRADGAGAMDAIYFGSSCWFGGCSGSGPWVQADLEYGLYPGGSSSWNPNQRTFPNKFVTAMLKNNGTSRFAIKGGNAQSGGMTTLWDGALPRGYSPMRKQGAIILGSGGDCCIDNRNLSVGTFYEGAMVAGYPSDATDNAVQAAVVAAGYR from the coding sequence ATGAAACCTCGCTCACGGCCCCGGCTCGCCGCCGGGGTGACCGCCGCGCTCACCACGGTGCTCGTCGCGGTACTCGCCGTCACAGGCGCGCTGACCGCTCCCGCCGGCGCGGCCGCCGGATGCCGCGTGGACTACACCGTGTCCAGCCAGTGGCCCGGCGGGTTCGGCGCGAACGTGTCCGTCACCAACCTGGGTGACGCGATCACCGGCTGGCGGCTGACGTGGTCGTTCACCGGCGGACAGACGATCACCCAGATCTGGAACGCCACCCACACGCAGTCCGGCGCGCAGGTCACCGCGACCAACGTGTCCTACAACGGGTCGCTGGCCACCGGCGCGAGCACGTCCTTCGGCTTCAACGGCAGCACGTCCGGCGCGAACCCCACGCCGACGAACTTCGCGCTGAACGGCACGAACTGCACCGGCGTGCCGACCGGCTCCCCCAGCACGTCCCCGTCACCTTCGGTGTCACCGTCCCCGTCGCCGTCACAGACGCCGTCCCCGTCCCCGTCGCAGACACCGCAGGCCGCCGACCGGCCGTGTGACATCTACGCCGCGGGTGGCACACCGTGCGTCGCGGCCCACAGCCTCGTACGCGCGCTCTACCGTTCGTACAACGGCAACCTGTACCAGGTGCGGCGATCCTCCGACAACACGACCAGGAACATCGGCGTGCTCAGCGCCGGCGGCGCGGCCAACGCCGCGTCCCAGGACTCGTTCTGCTCCGGCACCTCGTGTGTCGTCACCGTCATCTACGACCAGTCGGGTCGCGGCAACAACCTCGGCTACCAGGGATCCGGCGGGGTCGGCGGCGCCGCCAGCCCCGCGAACGCGACCACCGAGTCGCTGACGGTGCTCGGCAGCAAGGCGTACTCCCTCTACATCAACCAGGGCAACAGCTACTGGCGTGACGGCCACACGACCGGTGTCCCCACCGGCAGCGCACCCGAGGGCATGTACATGGTGACCAGCGGCACGCACTACAACAGCGGCTGCTGCTTCGACTACGGCAACAGCGAGACGACGCGGCGGGCCGACGGCGCGGGGGCCATGGACGCGATCTACTTCGGGTCGAGCTGCTGGTTCGGCGGGTGCTCGGGGTCCGGGCCCTGGGTCCAGGCCGACCTCGAGTACGGCCTCTACCCCGGCGGCAGCTCCTCCTGGAACCCGAACCAGCGGACGTTCCCCAACAAGTTCGTCACCGCGATGCTCAAGAACAACGGCACCTCACGGTTCGCCATCAAGGGTGGCAACGCGCAGTCCGGCGGCATGACCACCCTGTGGGACGGCGCGCTCCCCCGCGGCTACAGCCCCATGAGGAAGCAAGGCGCCATCATCCTCGGCAGCGGTGGCGACTGCTGCATCGACAACCGCAACCTGAGCGTCGGCACCTTCTACGAAGGCGCGATGGTCGCGGGCTACCCGTCCGACGCGACGGACAACGCGGTCCAGGCCGCCGTCGTCGCCGCCGGTTACCGCTGA
- a CDS encoding TetR/AcrR family transcriptional regulator codes for MNDDAMDLRTRNRRATREAIGNAALRLAIEQGPHGLALVRVADIAEAAGVSPRTYNNYFSSREEAICALQADQARRLGEALRARPATEPFDQAVVAAVIELYTGPEPDRAGLRMIMQTPELEGEALKAFTMAEPPLTEAIAARTGTDPARDLFPAVTAAAVAGAIRVAGRHWLSPGTAESFADILRTALSHVLSPEKPDDTEQ; via the coding sequence ATGAACGACGACGCGATGGACCTGCGCACGCGCAACCGGCGTGCGACCCGTGAGGCGATCGGCAACGCCGCGCTGCGCCTGGCCATCGAGCAGGGCCCCCACGGGCTGGCCCTCGTGCGCGTCGCCGACATCGCCGAAGCCGCGGGTGTCTCCCCCCGCACCTACAACAACTACTTCTCCAGCAGAGAGGAGGCGATCTGCGCGCTCCAGGCCGACCAGGCGCGCCGCCTCGGCGAGGCGCTGCGTGCGAGGCCGGCCACCGAGCCGTTCGACCAGGCGGTCGTCGCGGCGGTGATCGAGCTCTACACCGGCCCGGAACCCGACAGGGCCGGCCTCCGCATGATCATGCAGACCCCCGAGCTCGAAGGTGAGGCGCTGAAGGCGTTCACCATGGCCGAGCCCCCGCTCACCGAGGCCATCGCGGCCCGCACCGGCACCGACCCGGCGCGCGACCTCTTCCCCGCCGTCACCGCCGCCGCCGTCGCGGGTGCCATCCGTGTCGCGGGCCGGCACTGGCTCAGTCCGGGTACCGCGGAATCCTTCGCCGACATTCTGCGTACGGCGCTTTCTCATGTGCTTTCTCCGGAGAAACCGGATGACACAGAGCAGTAA